From a single Nostoc sp. MS1 genomic region:
- the btpA gene encoding photosystem I biogenesis protein BtpA: MDLYQLFKTRTPIIGVVHLLPLPTSARWGGSLKAVIDRAEQEATALASGGVDGIIVENFFDAPFTKNQVDPAVVSAMTVVVQRIQNLVTLPIGLNVLRNDGKSAMAIASCVRAQFIRVNVLTGVMATDQGLIEGEAHQLLRYRRELGSDVKILADVLVKHARPLSSPNLTVAVKDTIERGLADAVILSGWATGSPPNQEDLELACGAANGTPVFIGSGANWENVGTLLQAANGVIVSSSLKRQGKIEQPIDPIRVSQFVEAARRNWNSKGESKSISSVTIHS, encoded by the coding sequence GTGGACTTATATCAACTATTTAAAACTCGAACACCGATAATTGGCGTGGTGCATCTGCTCCCACTGCCGACTTCTGCCCGTTGGGGAGGTAGCCTCAAAGCAGTGATTGACCGCGCAGAACAAGAGGCAACAGCACTTGCTAGTGGCGGAGTTGACGGTATTATTGTAGAAAATTTTTTTGATGCACCGTTTACAAAAAATCAGGTAGACCCGGCAGTTGTGAGTGCCATGACTGTGGTAGTGCAACGGATACAGAATTTGGTGACGTTGCCCATAGGATTAAATGTATTGCGGAATGATGGCAAAAGTGCAATGGCGATCGCCAGTTGTGTCCGCGCTCAATTTATTCGCGTCAACGTCCTGACAGGAGTGATGGCGACAGACCAAGGATTAATCGAGGGAGAAGCGCATCAATTACTTCGCTATCGCCGAGAATTGGGTAGCGATGTGAAAATTCTCGCTGATGTGTTAGTTAAACATGCTCGCCCTTTGAGTTCGCCTAATCTCACTGTTGCGGTGAAGGATACGATTGAAAGGGGTTTAGCCGATGCGGTGATTTTATCCGGCTGGGCTACGGGTAGCCCTCCCAATCAAGAAGATTTAGAACTAGCTTGTGGTGCAGCCAATGGCACACCTGTATTTATTGGTAGTGGGGCTAATTGGGAAAATGTAGGTACACTGTTGCAGGCTGCTAATGGTGTAATTGTTTCCAGTTCCCTCAAGCGCCAAGGTAAAATCGAGCAACCAATTGACCCGATTCGCGTCAGCCAATTTGTGGAAGCTGCACGCCGCAATTGGAACTCTAAAGGTGAGAGTAAATCTATTTCCTCAGTGACTATACATTCTTAG
- the rimO gene encoding 30S ribosomal protein S12 methylthiotransferase RimO: protein MGEKPTIAISHLGCEKNRIDTEHMLGLLVQAGYGVDTNEELADYVIVNTCSFIEAAREESVRTLVELAEANKKIVITGCMAQHFQAQLLEELPEAVAVVGTGDYHKIVNVIERAEQGERLTLVSAEPTYIADETTPRYRTTTEGVAYLRVAEGCDYRCAFCIIPHLRGNQRSRTIESIVAEAEQLVAQGVQEIILISQITTNYGLDIYGKPKLAELLRALGKVNVPWIRMHYAYPTGLTPDVIAAIQETPNVLPYLDLPLQHSHPEVLRSMNRPWQGRVNDEIIERLKIAIPGAVLRTTFIVGFPGETEAQFEHLLQFVQRHEFDHVGVFTFSREEGTPAYKLPDQLPQEVMDERRDRLMALQQPISWRKNQQEVGKTVEVLIEQENPENGKLIGRSGRFSPEVDGQVYIDGVAKLGTIVPVKIHSADEYDLFGQVSQN from the coding sequence ATGGGTGAAAAGCCAACAATAGCAATTTCTCACTTGGGCTGTGAGAAAAATCGAATTGATACCGAACACATGTTAGGGCTGCTAGTACAAGCAGGCTATGGTGTAGATACAAATGAAGAGTTAGCCGATTACGTAATTGTCAATACGTGTAGTTTTATTGAAGCCGCTAGAGAAGAATCTGTTAGAACTTTAGTAGAACTGGCTGAAGCCAATAAAAAAATTGTCATTACAGGCTGTATGGCGCAGCACTTCCAAGCGCAATTATTGGAAGAATTGCCAGAAGCAGTTGCAGTAGTTGGCACAGGGGACTACCATAAGATAGTTAACGTAATTGAAAGAGCAGAGCAAGGCGAGCGCTTAACGCTAGTTAGTGCCGAACCTACTTATATTGCTGATGAAACTACACCCCGCTACCGGACTACTACCGAAGGTGTTGCTTACCTGCGAGTAGCCGAAGGGTGTGATTACCGTTGTGCATTTTGCATAATTCCCCACTTACGCGGGAACCAGCGATCGCGTACAATAGAATCTATAGTGGCTGAAGCAGAGCAGCTAGTTGCTCAAGGGGTACAAGAGATTATTCTCATTTCCCAAATCACCACAAACTATGGTTTGGATATATATGGTAAGCCGAAACTAGCCGAATTACTGCGGGCTTTAGGGAAAGTTAATGTACCCTGGATCAGGATGCACTACGCCTATCCCACGGGATTAACCCCGGATGTCATAGCGGCAATTCAAGAAACGCCGAATGTGTTACCATATCTAGATTTGCCCCTACAACATTCTCATCCCGAAGTTCTCCGTTCCATGAACCGTCCCTGGCAAGGGCGAGTCAACGATGAAATTATCGAGCGCCTCAAGATAGCCATTCCAGGTGCTGTGTTACGGACAACATTTATAGTAGGCTTCCCTGGAGAAACAGAAGCACAATTTGAGCATTTACTACAGTTCGTCCAACGGCATGAGTTTGACCATGTGGGCGTGTTTACCTTCTCAAGAGAAGAAGGAACCCCCGCTTACAAGCTACCCGACCAACTGCCCCAAGAGGTGATGGATGAACGCCGCGATCGCCTCATGGCACTCCAGCAACCTATTTCTTGGCGCAAAAACCAGCAGGAAGTCGGCAAAACCGTTGAAGTCCTGATTGAACAAGAAAATCCTGAAAATGGGAAATTAATCGGTCGTTCCGGTAGATTTTCCCCAGAAGTTGATGGTCAGGTCTACATTGATGGCGTGGCGAAGTTAGGAACTATCGTCCCTGTGAAGATTCACAGCGCGGATGAGTATGACCTATTTGGTCAAGTCAGTCAAAACTGA
- a CDS encoding cytochrome P450: MQLLPNLLNKPTFLQRLQWVLDPVGYMESAAQQYPDIFTAQIIGFGNQLAFVNHPQTIQEILTNDRKKFAALGEENRILEPLIGERSVIMLEGDRHRKRRQLVMPSFHGDRMRSYGDLIRNITKKVWEQLPTNQVFTARNVTQDISLQVILQTVFGVHEGEKSQQLKQKMSVMADLFRSPYTSSFLFFPALQKDLGAWSPWGKFIRDRQQLDQLIYAEIAERRGENNPNRIDILSLLMSSQDEAGNPMTDQELRDELMTLLFAGYETTATAMAWALYLIHQNPQVLEKLLAELDTLGESPDPMTIFRLPYLTAVCNETLRFRPVAMLTFPRVVQEPVEMLGHSLEPGTILCGCIYLVHQREDIYPQAKQFKPERFLERQYSPYEFIPFGGGVRRCLGEALAVFEMKLVLATILTNYQLAIADSQPELPRRRGVTLAPARGVKMMITEKRAPKESRIMATV; this comes from the coding sequence ATGCAGCTACTACCTAACTTACTTAATAAACCCACTTTTCTGCAAAGACTCCAATGGGTGCTTGACCCTGTAGGATATATGGAGAGTGCAGCACAGCAATATCCTGATATTTTTACTGCTCAGATTATTGGTTTTGGGAATCAGCTTGCCTTTGTCAACCATCCTCAAACAATACAAGAGATTTTAACTAACGATCGCAAAAAGTTCGCAGCTCTTGGTGAAGAAAATAGAATTTTAGAACCATTGATAGGAGAGCGTTCTGTCATTATGCTTGAAGGCGATCGCCATAGAAAACGGCGGCAATTAGTTATGCCATCTTTTCACGGCGATCGGATGCGGAGTTATGGCGACTTAATCCGCAATATTACAAAAAAAGTTTGGGAGCAATTACCCACAAATCAAGTATTTACTGCACGTAACGTCACCCAAGATATTTCCTTACAAGTCATCTTACAGACTGTATTTGGTGTACATGAGGGAGAAAAAAGCCAACAACTGAAGCAAAAAATGTCTGTGATGGCTGATTTATTTCGTTCACCCTATACTTCTAGTTTTTTGTTTTTCCCGGCTTTACAAAAAGATTTAGGTGCTTGGAGTCCTTGGGGTAAGTTTATCCGCGATCGCCAGCAACTTGATCAATTAATCTACGCAGAAATTGCTGAACGTCGAGGAGAAAATAACCCAAATCGGATTGATATTCTTTCCTTACTCATGTCATCACAGGATGAAGCCGGTAATCCCATGACAGATCAAGAGTTGCGGGATGAGTTGATGACACTATTGTTTGCTGGCTATGAAACCACAGCAACAGCAATGGCTTGGGCATTATATCTAATTCACCAAAACCCCCAAGTTCTAGAAAAACTACTAGCAGAATTAGATACCCTTGGTGAATCACCAGATCCAATGACTATTTTCCGCTTACCTTATCTCACGGCTGTATGTAATGAAACCTTGCGTTTCCGTCCCGTGGCAATGTTAACATTTCCGCGCGTAGTCCAAGAACCAGTGGAAATGTTGGGACATAGCTTAGAACCAGGTACAATCCTTTGTGGTTGTATATATCTAGTCCACCAAAGAGAAGATATATATCCCCAAGCCAAGCAATTTAAACCAGAACGTTTTCTAGAACGTCAATATTCACCTTACGAATTTATCCCCTTTGGTGGCGGTGTTCGACGCTGTTTAGGTGAAGCTTTGGCTGTATTTGAAATGAAGCTTGTATTAGCGACTATCTTAACAAACTACCAGCTTGCAATAGCTGATAGTCAACCAGAACTACCTCGTCGTCGGGGAGTAACCTTAGCACCAGCCCGTGGTGTCAAGATGATGATTACAGAAAAACGCGCTCCTAAAGAGTCTCGCATTATGGCGACTGTGTAA
- a CDS encoding 3'-5' exonuclease, which yields MKDMNAEPTSYYLIVDLEATCSDDGSIPRHEMEIIEIGAVMLNRKTWVIDAEFQQFIQPVRNPQLTKFCTELTSIRQEDVDKAPIFVEAISRFQKWIYPSFNNHIFCSWGDYDKNQFIQDCKFHHVPYPFTSEHINIKKEFSEYLGVSKRFGMAQALNHLGMELIGTHHRGIDDARNIAAIYKYMKTQKAS from the coding sequence ATGAAAGATATGAACGCTGAACCAACATCATATTATTTAATTGTTGATTTAGAAGCAACTTGCTCAGATGATGGTAGCATTCCTCGGCACGAAATGGAAATTATAGAAATTGGTGCAGTGATGCTCAATAGAAAAACATGGGTAATTGATGCAGAATTTCAGCAATTTATTCAACCAGTCAGAAATCCGCAACTCACGAAATTTTGTACGGAATTAACTAGTATTCGTCAAGAAGATGTTGACAAAGCACCAATATTTGTAGAAGCAATTTCTCGTTTTCAGAAGTGGATATATCCATCATTTAATAATCATATATTTTGCTCTTGGGGAGATTATGATAAAAATCAATTTATCCAAGATTGCAAGTTTCATCATGTACCATATCCTTTTACATCAGAACACATAAATATCAAGAAAGAATTTTCAGAATATCTAGGCGTATCAAAAAGGTTTGGTATGGCACAAGCACTTAATCATCTGGGAATGGAACTGATAGGTACACACCATCGGGGCATAGATGACGCTCGTAATATTGCTGCTATCTATAAATATATGAAAACCCAAAAAGCAAGCTGA
- a CDS encoding vitamin K epoxide reductase family protein: MIRRRSTPWIHKWSRPIIAAIAGLGALNTGYLTIEKLTGGSPACVAQAGAKGCTDVLSSPWATVFGQPLALFGFLAYTGMLILALAPLVLKGGENNKDKRLENLTWWLLLVGAIAMSVFSGYLMYLLTFQIKAVCLYCISSALFSLSLLVLTIVGRSWEDVGQIFFTALIVGMVTLIGTLGIYSGLNKPDVTTTIPPGQLPAFVPQTNPNPEFGWEIATTSGEAEIALAQHLVKIGAKEYVAYWCPHCHEQKLLFGKEAYQIISDNIKVECAADSPKAKVDLCKAANIQSFPTWIINGQSYSGVRNLTELAKITGYTGPSNFKYFK, from the coding sequence ATGATTCGTCGCCGTTCTACTCCTTGGATTCATAAATGGTCGCGTCCAATAATTGCCGCGATCGCCGGTCTGGGCGCTCTCAATACTGGCTACTTAACTATCGAAAAGTTAACAGGAGGGAGTCCTGCTTGTGTGGCGCAAGCTGGGGCTAAAGGGTGTACAGATGTACTCTCTAGCCCTTGGGCTACGGTTTTTGGACAGCCTTTAGCCTTGTTTGGGTTTTTGGCATATACCGGAATGTTAATTTTGGCTCTAGCGCCTCTTGTCTTGAAAGGTGGAGAAAATAATAAAGATAAGCGGCTAGAGAATCTGACATGGTGGCTACTTTTGGTGGGTGCGATCGCTATGTCGGTCTTTAGTGGCTACTTAATGTATCTGCTAACATTCCAAATCAAAGCAGTTTGTCTTTATTGTATTAGTTCGGCTTTATTCTCCCTGAGCCTTTTGGTATTAACAATTGTCGGGCGCTCTTGGGAAGATGTAGGGCAAATCTTCTTTACTGCGTTGATTGTCGGGATGGTAACGCTGATTGGGACTTTAGGTATCTACTCTGGTTTGAATAAACCGGATGTTACCACCACCATACCGCCTGGACAACTGCCTGCATTTGTGCCTCAAACTAATCCAAACCCGGAATTTGGCTGGGAAATTGCTACTACTTCTGGTGAGGCAGAGATTGCCCTAGCACAACACTTAGTTAAGATAGGTGCTAAAGAGTACGTTGCCTATTGGTGTCCTCATTGCCATGAGCAGAAATTACTCTTTGGTAAAGAAGCTTATCAAATTATCAGTGACAATATTAAGGTAGAGTGTGCTGCTGATAGCCCCAAAGCAAAAGTAGACTTATGCAAAGCCGCTAATATTCAAAGCTTCCCTACTTGGATTATCAACGGTCAAAGCTATAGCGGAGTAAGAAATCTGACAGAACTGGCAAAAATTACAGGTTATACAGGCCCAAGCAATTTCAAGTATTTTAAATAA
- a CDS encoding carbon dioxide-concentrating mechanism protein CcmK: MTLALGMVEVYGVPTAIEVGDAMCKAARVTLVGYENTDLGRITVLIRGEVGEVNVAVTAGLESVQRVNGGELLSHHIIPRPHENLEYALPIHHSANVNNFSADIRFPPPLSA; the protein is encoded by the coding sequence ATGACATTGGCGTTAGGCATGGTTGAAGTTTACGGTGTTCCCACAGCCATAGAAGTAGGGGATGCGATGTGTAAAGCTGCCCGTGTAACTTTGGTAGGCTACGAAAATACAGACTTGGGAAGAATTACCGTATTAATTCGCGGCGAAGTAGGCGAGGTAAATGTAGCCGTCACAGCCGGACTAGAATCTGTGCAGCGAGTCAATGGCGGTGAATTACTTTCTCATCACATCATCCCCCGCCCCCACGAAAACTTAGAATATGCTTTACCAATTCACCACAGCGCTAACGTGAATAACTTTAGTGCTGATATCCGCTTCCCTCCGCCTTTGTCAGCTTG
- a CDS encoding DEAD/DEAH box helicase, whose protein sequence is MNFTFQELGISQDRVEHLEKLGFTAPTNIQAQAIPQLLSGRDVVGQSQTGTGKTAAFSLPILERLDVNQKAVQAIVLTPTRELAIQVHDAMAQFVGNSGLRALAIYGGQSIDRQILQLKRGVQLVVGTPGRVIDLLERGCLKLDQVKWFVLDEADEMLSMGFIDDVEKILSQAPQDRQTALFSATMPPSIRMLVNKFLRSPVTVTVEQPKATPNKINQVAYLIPRHWTKAKALQPILEMEDPETALIFVRTRRTAAELTSQLQAAGHSVDEYHGDLSQQARERLLTRFRNRQVRWVVATDIAARGLDVDQLSHVINYDLPDSVETYVHRIGRTGRAGKEGTAITLVQPFERRKQQIFERHVRQNWQLLSIPTRAQIEARHILKLQEQVREALAGERLASFLPIVSELIEKYDAQAIAAAALQIAYDQTRPAWLSTEIDVPEEVVSSPKPKLTKRRSESGDRGRNWNKSENNGDEERRGTPKPKLRGGSRRESSVTPANPKLGSPAARESAS, encoded by the coding sequence ATGAATTTTACGTTTCAAGAACTAGGAATTTCCCAAGACCGTGTAGAACACTTAGAAAAACTAGGTTTTACCGCACCGACAAACATTCAAGCCCAAGCTATTCCTCAACTGTTGTCAGGGCGTGATGTAGTAGGTCAATCACAAACTGGTACAGGGAAAACAGCCGCGTTCTCACTGCCAATATTAGAACGGTTAGACGTTAACCAAAAAGCAGTACAAGCCATAGTTTTAACCCCAACCCGTGAATTAGCGATTCAGGTTCACGACGCAATGGCGCAATTTGTTGGTAACAGTGGATTACGAGCGTTGGCAATTTACGGAGGTCAATCAATTGACCGCCAAATCTTACAACTCAAGCGCGGCGTGCAACTCGTAGTTGGTACACCAGGACGGGTAATTGACTTACTAGAACGGGGTTGTCTGAAGCTAGACCAAGTTAAATGGTTCGTACTGGATGAAGCCGATGAAATGTTAAGCATGGGCTTTATCGACGATGTAGAGAAAATTCTCTCTCAAGCACCCCAAGACAGACAGACAGCTTTGTTCTCTGCTACCATGCCACCATCAATTCGGATGTTGGTCAACAAGTTTTTGCGATCGCCCGTTACTGTCACCGTTGAGCAACCCAAAGCTACACCCAATAAAATCAATCAAGTAGCTTATCTCATCCCCCGTCACTGGACAAAAGCCAAAGCCTTACAGCCAATTCTGGAAATGGAAGACCCAGAAACAGCTTTAATCTTTGTTCGTACCAGACGCACAGCAGCCGAACTCACCAGTCAACTACAAGCAGCTGGTCACAGTGTAGATGAATATCACGGCGACTTGTCCCAACAAGCAAGGGAACGGTTATTAACTCGCTTCCGTAATCGTCAAGTACGCTGGGTAGTAGCAACAGACATCGCAGCGCGTGGTTTGGACGTTGACCAACTATCTCACGTTATCAACTACGACTTACCTGATAGCGTCGAAACCTACGTTCACAGAATTGGTCGTACTGGTCGCGCTGGTAAAGAAGGTACAGCAATCACCTTAGTACAACCCTTTGAGCGTCGCAAACAGCAAATCTTTGAACGCCACGTTCGTCAAAATTGGCAATTGCTTTCCATCCCCACAAGGGCGCAAATCGAAGCACGCCACATTTTGAAACTGCAAGAACAAGTCAGAGAAGCTTTAGCAGGTGAACGTTTAGCTTCGTTCTTACCTATAGTCAGCGAATTGATTGAGAAATATGATGCTCAAGCGATCGCCGCCGCCGCCCTGCAAATCGCTTACGATCAAACTCGTCCCGCTTGGTTAAGCACCGAAATCGACGTTCCCGAAGAAGTTGTATCTAGCCCCAAACCCAAACTCACGAAGCGTCGTAGTGAATCTGGTGACAGAGGCCGCAACTGGAACAAATCAGAAAATAACGGTGACGAAGAAAGACGCGGTACTCCCAAACCAAAGTTACGCGGTGGTAGCCGTCGTGAATCTTCCGTTACACCAGCTAATCCCAAGTTAGGTTCACCTGCTGCTAGAGAGTCTGCTTCTTAG